In the Candidatus Deferrimicrobium sp. genome, GCTGCGACCTCGAACTCCTCGATCTTCTCCATGGCGGGCTCCTCGTGAATACGGAAGAGGAAGGCGTCGCCGCGGCCGGACAGGTACTCGGCCACCGCCGTGTTCGCCAGCAGCATGAACTCCTCGATCAGGCGGTGGGATTCGAACCGTTCCGACGGTTTCACGGAGACGGGCATCCCGTCCACAACGCCGATCTCCGCCTCGGGCAGGTCAAGATCGAGGGCTCCGCGTCCGAACCGCGCAAGGGTCAATCCTCCCGCCGCCGTCGCCATGTCGCGCAGCATCCGCCCGATCTCCGGGGTGATCTTCGCGCTCGCGGGCTTCGCTACCCTCTCTTCGGGAGCACCGGTTCCGAGAAAGAAGTGGACCTCGTCGTAGGTCAGGCGCGCCCGGCTTCGAATGACGGAGGCGTGGAAGGACGGAGTCCCCGGCCTACCTCCCGGCAGGATCGGGATTTCGACCGTCATCGTGAGACGGTTCACCCCGGCCTTCAGGCTGCACACTCCCTCCGAGAGCTCGGGCGGCAGCATGGGAATGCAGCGATCGGGAAAGTAGACGCTGGTGCCGCGAAGGTACGCCTCTTGGTCGAGAGGCGATCCCGGCAGGACATAATGGGCGACATCGGCGATCGCGACATACAGGCGGAAAGCATCTCCTTCCCGGACGATGCAGACGGCGTCGTCGAAGTCCCGGGCATCCTTCCCGTCGATCGTGACGAACGGAAGATCCCTCTGGTCGACGCGCGGGCGCTCATCGTTTCCATGGCACACTCCGCCGCCGCGAGCGGAGAGGCGGACCGCCTGCGGGACGGCCGCCGCCTCCTCCAGCACGGAACCCGGGAATGCGACGGGGAGATCCATCGAGGAGGTCACGGCAAGGGAGAGGGTCTCCATCGTGTGCGACTTCCCGAGGGCGCGAACGACGCGGGCCCGCCCTTCCTTCCCTCCCTTGGGATATTCGGAGATCTCCGCGAGAACCAGGTCCCCGGGTTCCGCTGAAAATTCCGGAGGGAGATCCACTTCGAGGAGAAGGTCGGACTCCCGGTCGCGGAATCGGACGAAGAAGCGGTTCCCCGTCGGAGCGTATCGGCCGACAAACGTCCGGATCCCCCTCTCGAGGATCCGCTCGACACGCCCATACGAAAGGCCGCCGGCACGCCGCCGCTCGAGCCGCACCAGCACCCGATCCTTGGGCCACGCAC is a window encoding:
- a CDS encoding VacB/RNase II family 3'-5' exoribonuclease, whose amino-acid sequence is MKETRMRDQEYWERWLRERPKALEERRASAKDWYREAGVEKGERRAFKAALKALNPDGVMGKRQKKPPRRGKGRFTGESTPYGARRNHGGADGGRAVEGRLRFTREGRPIVIPADPETPIVRIPGHSLAGAWPKDRVLVRLERRRAGGLSYGRVERILERGIRTFVGRYAPTGNRFFVRFRDRESDLLLEVDLPPEFSAEPGDLVLAEISEYPKGGKEGRARVVRALGKSHTMETLSLAVTSSMDLPVAFPGSVLEEAAAVPQAVRLSARGGGVCHGNDERPRVDQRDLPFVTIDGKDARDFDDAVCIVREGDAFRLYVAIADVAHYVLPGSPLDQEAYLRGTSVYFPDRCIPMLPPELSEGVCSLKAGVNRLTMTVEIPILPGGRPGTPSFHASVIRSRARLTYDEVHFFLGTGAPEERVAKPASAKITPEIGRMLRDMATAAGGLTLARFGRGALDLDLPEAEIGVVDGMPVSVKPSERFESHRLIEEFMLLANTAVAEYLSGRGDAFLFRIHEEPAMEKIEEFEVAAAKLLRRSRPTERRDTSSLLQGWAELARGGKFERAVHRMLLRSLMLARYGPEMKGHFGLALSRYTHFTSPIRRYPDLLVHRVLKAALGDRGSADSLRALREKGPEIGNHLSGRERLATEAERALEQRAKALFMAGQVGRTFEGTVSSLVTSGFFVELEGWMIDGMVHVSTLRDDEYRFSPDRMEWVGQYRKRRIGLGDRVRVRMRRADPDRGEVDFLLVEKMPEG